One Algoriphagus sp. Y33 genomic window, GTGACAGCCGATGAATTGTCACATGTATTGGTCTTTAATTCCGGGACGAGAAAGTTGAGTTATTACTTCTTGGCAGCTTGGGAACAAGAAAAAGAGGGTATCCAAAATAAGGAAGAGTTTGAGATATATCTCAGAGATGAAATCAGAAAACTGTCCAGCCCTTTGATAATTCATAAATGAACTAAAGTAGTGTTATCGTCTTAGAGGAGCGATAAAGGTGTCAATTCAGATTGGCTGGTATTCTGGAAACAGATTAAGTAAGATGATTATAGTTTATAATACATTAACCCAAAGTAAACCCATGCTTAAAAAATTAATTAATTCGGCTAAAAAGCCATTTGTAAGAGTCCTGCACAAGGAGTATTATTATCGGGTAGTAATGGCTCTTATTTTTTGTATAGCTGTGCAATCGATTGCTCATACCCAAAACAGGACTGTTTCAGGAACGGTAACTGAGCAGGATTCCGCACCGTTACCCGGTGTTTCGGTACTGATAAAAGGCACCACACGTGGTGTGACTACAGATCTGGACGGTAGATTTGAAATACAAGTATCTGAAGACGGAGCCACGTTGGTTTTTTCATTTATTGGTTTTGCTCCCCAAGAAGTAGCCGTCAATAATCAGAGTCAAATAAATGTCGAATTGAAATACGACATGCAAGATCTAGGTGAAGTAGTGGTAGTAGGTTATGGTACGGTCAAGAAGTCAGATCTTACCGGATCAGTGGTTTCTGTAAGAGATGAGGATTTGACAGCCATACCGGTGACGAATGCTCTAGAAGTAATGCAGGGAAAAGTTCCAGGGCTTGACCTGACCAAATCCAGTGGACAGGCAGGGGCAGGACTGAATATCCGGCTGAGGGGAAACCGGTCCTTAAATGCAGGAAATAACCCGCTAGTGCTGGTGGACGGAATAATCTATGGGAGCACAATGGATGTCAATCCAAATGATATAGCATCTATTGAGGTACTTAAGGATGCTGCTTCTACTGCTATTTACGGTACGTTAGGTGCAAACGGCGTAATTCTTATTACGACCAAGCGAGGTGCTCAAGGCAAGCCAAAAGTCTCCATAAACAGCTACTATAGTACCCAGAGCTTAGAGGGCTATGATTACATAATGACGGGACCTGAATGGGTCAACTTCAGAAGAGAATCACGAAGAACCGTAGGTGAATGGAATAATCCGGAAGATGATGGAAGTATTTTTGTTCCTCACCAGTTAGAGAACTTCAGAAACGGGGTTTATACAGACTGGGCTAATGAGGTTATAGGTACAGGGTCTCAACAGAATCATCAGGTGAGTGTCGCCGGAGCGGATGAGAAGGTGAATTATTACTTTTCCATGGAGTATTTTGACGAGCAAAGCTTGTTTGAAAATGATGAACTTAAGCGATACAGTGGGAGAATGGCGGTGGATTATAAGGCAAGTGACAAGCTTAAATTGTCTACCAATATTATGTATACTGTCAGGGAACAGGATAGAAGAAGAGATCCGCTCAACTGGGCGAATAAAATCAGCCCTCTTGGCCCCGCTTACGATGAGGCAGGAGAAATAATAACCCTTCCCCTTGGTGACGGCACCACAGTCAATCCCCTCAATGACCAGATTCCGGGGAACTACATGGACAATGAAATCAACAGAAGATTCTTTGGAAATGTGAGTCTGGAGTGGAAGCCGGTTACTTCAGTCAATTTTACCTCTAGACTAGGTTTGGACAATTCAAATTCCCGTAGAGGCGTGTTCTTGGGAGAAAACACCATTGACATCGGTCCTGATGGGCGTACGGTCGGCAGGGCTACTAATAATATGGCTTCTAGGATTACCTGGGAAAATTTCGCTACTTACTCCAAAGCCAGTACAGACCATGATTTTCAGGTGTTGTTGGGACAAAGTATGTGGGCTACCCGTAATGAAGAGTATTTTGCAGAGGGGCTTGACTTGTTATCACCTACGATGCTTTTTCACAATTTAGGGGCTTCCCAAGATGGGATTCGAATCAATAGTTCGCTTACAGAAACTTCCCTGGCATCGTTTTTTACCCGTGTCAATTATAAATTCAAAAATAAATACATCTTCAATGGTGTGGTGAGAGCAGATGGGTCGTCAGTTTTGGCTGCAGGTAATAAGTGGGGTTTCTTCCCTTCAGCTGCAGTTTCATGGATAGCCAAGGAAGAAGGATTTTTGGTGGATAATTCCACAATAAGCGAGTTAAAGTTCAGGCTGAGTTATGGGATTTCAGGCAATTCTGCGGTATCGCCTTATCAGACATTGGGAGGCTTGAGCAAAAGTACCTATGCATGGGATCAGGGTACTTCAGAGGCAGCTGCATTTGGCTATTATCCTTCGCTGATAGCAGCCTCCCTGGGATGGGAGGAGACTGCCAGTCTAAATTTTGGTATGGATTTCGGGTTGTTCAACAACAGACTTACAGGATCAGTTGATATATACGAACAAAATACCACCGACCTCTTAATTGAGCGTGCAGTTCCTGCGACTTCAGGTTTTACCACTGCATGGGACAATGTCGGCAAGACAAGAAATCGAGGTATAGAACTCTTGCTGAGTACCATTAATCTTGATCAGCCGAGCGGATTTAAATGGAGTACAGATTTTACATTCACCCATAATAAAGAAGAAATTTTAGAACTGGTAGAAGGTGATCGTGACTTGGCAAATGGTTGGTTTGTGGGTTACCCCATCTCTACTCATTTTGATTATGAGAAAATCGGTGTTTGGCAGTTGGGAGAAGAAGATCAGGCCAGAGAAAACCAGCAGGAAGTGGGGGAAATCAAAGTTAGGGATCAGAATGGTGACGGTATTATCACTCCTGAT contains:
- a CDS encoding TonB-dependent receptor, with amino-acid sequence MLKKLINSAKKPFVRVLHKEYYYRVVMALIFCIAVQSIAHTQNRTVSGTVTEQDSAPLPGVSVLIKGTTRGVTTDLDGRFEIQVSEDGATLVFSFIGFAPQEVAVNNQSQINVELKYDMQDLGEVVVVGYGTVKKSDLTGSVVSVRDEDLTAIPVTNALEVMQGKVPGLDLTKSSGQAGAGLNIRLRGNRSLNAGNNPLVLVDGIIYGSTMDVNPNDIASIEVLKDAASTAIYGTLGANGVILITTKRGAQGKPKVSINSYYSTQSLEGYDYIMTGPEWVNFRRESRRTVGEWNNPEDDGSIFVPHQLENFRNGVYTDWANEVIGTGSQQNHQVSVAGADEKVNYYFSMEYFDEQSLFENDELKRYSGRMAVDYKASDKLKLSTNIMYTVREQDRRRDPLNWANKISPLGPAYDEAGEIITLPLGDGTTVNPLNDQIPGNYMDNEINRRFFGNVSLEWKPVTSVNFTSRLGLDNSNSRRGVFLGENTIDIGPDGRTVGRATNNMASRITWENFATYSKASTDHDFQVLLGQSMWATRNEEYFAEGLDLLSPTMLFHNLGASQDGIRINSSLTETSLASFFTRVNYKFKNKYIFNGVVRADGSSVLAAGNKWGFFPSAAVSWIAKEEGFLVDNSTISELKFRLSYGISGNSAVSPYQTLGGLSKSTYAWDQGTSEAAAFGYYPSLIAASLGWEETASLNFGMDFGLFNNRLTGSVDIYEQNTTDLLIERAVPATSGFTTAWDNVGKTRNRGIELLLSTINLDQPSGFKWSTDFTFTHNKEEILELVEGDRDLANGWFVGYPISTHFDYEKIGVWQLGEEDQARENQQEVGEIKVRDQNGDGIITPDDRTILGSNVPRFNLGVNNRVSYKGFDLSVFVFARQGNMIVSEANGSYKIDARENGPRVDYWTPENPTNAYPRPNAGTSTGNARYFSTLRYADGSFVKVRDITLGYNLPQKLIDNLSISRVRVYATAKNYFVWSDLGGYDPERGGNLSFPMTRQLLFGVNIEL